TTGGTGTACCTTTAAACTCACAAAGCCGATTATGTGCTGGCATACAGTATTCTCTGGAAGAACTCCAAGAAGATGGTCATACTTGCTACCCCTTACAAAGTCTGGCTCAGTTAGTAGAGAAACTACTCAATCAAGATATTCCAGAAAAACTCATACGCATTGAAGAAATCATTTCTCAAGTGTACACCATGCAAGAGAAAAATCTTCTTCACATCCAAGAGTTAGAAAACACTCCGTACGTATGGGCAAAGCATATTTACCTAGCAGAAAAAACAGTAGTTTCTGATTTAAAACGCATTTTATTTTCCTCAAGAAAAATCCGCCCTATAGATAGCAACAAAGCCATTCAATGGGTTGAGGAAAATTTAAGTATACATTTAGAGCACAACCAGAAAGAAGCTATTCGTGCGTGTTTTTCGGAAAAAATTCACATCATTACTGGAGGACCGGGAACAGGGAAAAGTACGATCACTAAGGCTATACTCAAGATATTTGAGCAAGTGACTTATAAAATCATTTTAGCGGCTCCTACAGGGAAAGCTGCAAAACGCATGACAGAAATTACTGGAAAACACTCAGTAACTATCCATGCTCTGTTACAATACGACTTTAAAACACGGTCTTTCCGTAAGAACTATGAAAACCCTATAGATTGCGATCTGATCATTGTCGATGAATCTGGAATGATGGATACCTATCTTTTGTATCATTTCTTAAAAGCTCTTCCTGATCATGTGATCGTGATATTCATTGGAGATGTACATCAACTTCCGAGTATTGGCCCTGGCAATATCCTCAAAGATATTATCAATTCTAAAAAGATTACCGTAACGCAGCTAAATAAGATTTTCCGTCAGGTCCACGACTCCAACATCATTATCAATGCCCATAAAGTCAATGAAGGTGAGTTCCCTATCTTATATTCTGAATCTGGCCGGAAAGATTTCCTATTTTTCCAAAAAGAAGATCCTCAAGAAGCTGTGGACCATATTGTCCATCTAGTGACACAGTTCATCCCTAAGAAATACCATATCTATCCCAAAGATATTCAAATTCTTGCTCCAATGAAAAAGGGTGTCCTAGGAATTCATAATCTTAATAGAGTCTTAAAATCCGCTTTAAATCCTAAGCAGGCTACTCTCCACGGGAGATTTCATTCCTATGCTGTAGGAGATAAGGTCATGCAAATCCGCAACAACTATAATAAAGAAATATTTAATGGAGATATTGGTTATATCTCTATGATTAACTTTGAAAATAAGCGCGTTGTAGTCAACATGGAAGGCAAGTATGTCGTCTATTCCTTTTCTGAGCTTGATGATCTGGTTTTAGCCTATGCTACCTCAGTGCATAAATACCAAGGAAGTGAAAGTCCGTGCATTATCCTACCTATACACACTTCACATTTTA
Above is a genomic segment from Chlamydia abortus containing:
- the recD2 gene encoding SF1B family DNA helicase RecD2, which translates into the protein MEKISGKLESVLFEDHDSKETAARMRIPYKGTMIVIKGQFPDSFLQLGMQLHLYGKWSENPHLGKYFQVYSCDSQEMRDNRGIINYLTSRLIKGIGPKITEKIIEKFRNDTADILDNQPERLIEIPGISQTRCDSLCEQLREQKNLRTTLLFLQQYNIAIHYGVKIYKKYKENSIEKICEDPFLLAREMEGIGFKTADLIATRLGVPLNSQSRLCAGIQYSLEELQEDGHTCYPLQSLAQLVEKLLNQDIPEKLIRIEEIISQVYTMQEKNLLHIQELENTPYVWAKHIYLAEKTVVSDLKRILFSSRKIRPIDSNKAIQWVEENLSIHLEHNQKEAIRACFSEKIHIITGGPGTGKSTITKAILKIFEQVTYKIILAAPTGKAAKRMTEITGKHSVTIHALLQYDFKTRSFRKNYENPIDCDLIIVDESGMMDTYLLYHFLKALPDHVIVIFIGDVHQLPSIGPGNILKDIINSKKITVTQLNKIFRQVHDSNIIINAHKVNEGEFPILYSESGRKDFLFFQKEDPQEAVDHIVHLVTQFIPKKYHIYPKDIQILAPMKKGVLGIHNLNRVLKSALNPKQATLHGRFHSYAVGDKVMQIRNNYNKEIFNGDIGYISMINFENKRVVVNMEGKYVVYSFSELDDLVLAYATSVHKYQGSESPCIILPIHTSHFMMLYRNLLYTAITRGKQLVVLVGTKKAIAIATRNDKVQHRCTGLLQALEQLTQPQSSGT